A window of the Candidatus Aegiribacteria sp. genome harbors these coding sequences:
- the dnaK gene encoding molecular chaperone DnaK: MSISEGGNAIVIQTGEGPRVMPSVVAFTPAGDRLVGIVAKRQAITNPKDTITSIKRLMGRKYEELEKETFNVSYDIIPNDNGDAVVRTGDGRTFSPQEISSMILQKMKYRAEEYLGEEVTDVVVTVPAHFNEIQRKATKAACTIAGLNVKRVLNEPTAAALAFTDAVERRKIAVFDFGGGTFDISVLQVVNGIFEVKATTGNTQLGGDDFDARLVEWIMSEFKREKGIDLKEDPVAPQRVREAAERAKCELSTALETSINLPFIASSDEGPVHLEMSITRGLFEGLIRDMVESTRPLCLQVLKDAGLTHEDLETVVLVGGSTRIPMVRRLVEEAFQQEPVHSVNPDEVVAMGAAIAGSVVSGQRKDLVLLDVTSLTMGVETLGGVMAPIIAKNSPLPIKRSKMFTTAVDNQQIVGIHVLQGESDLAENNRSLARFELVGISPAPRGVPRVEVSFSIDANGILFVNAKDAVTGKHQEMKINPSGGLSDDDIGKLIREAKKSKEADRDRMKLIESRNVADQLIYEATKLIKTGGDRLDRESKGDLELALNELRTARDETNIASIEKSEKNLSIVMHTVRNIMNMTETLDEKDNSADMNKLDQEDAID; encoded by the coding sequence ATGTCAATATCTGAAGGTGGAAACGCTATTGTAATACAGACCGGCGAAGGACCCAGAGTCATGCCTTCTGTTGTCGCATTCACACCTGCAGGAGACAGGCTTGTTGGTATTGTTGCAAAAAGACAAGCGATAACTAATCCTAAAGACACAATAACAAGCATTAAAAGACTTATGGGAAGAAAGTACGAAGAGCTTGAAAAGGAAACTTTCAATGTATCTTACGACATTATTCCCAATGACAACGGCGACGCTGTTGTCAGGACCGGAGACGGCAGGACTTTTTCTCCCCAGGAAATATCCTCGATGATTCTGCAGAAGATGAAATACCGTGCAGAGGAGTACCTGGGAGAGGAAGTAACCGATGTCGTTGTGACCGTACCCGCTCATTTCAATGAAATACAGAGAAAGGCAACAAAAGCTGCATGCACAATTGCCGGTTTGAACGTTAAGCGCGTACTTAATGAGCCTACCGCCGCGGCGCTAGCATTTACCGATGCCGTTGAACGAAGAAAGATCGCCGTATTCGATTTTGGAGGAGGCACTTTCGATATTAGTGTTCTCCAGGTAGTGAACGGAATTTTCGAAGTTAAAGCCACTACTGGAAACACACAACTGGGCGGAGACGATTTTGACGCACGCCTGGTAGAATGGATAATGAGCGAGTTCAAACGGGAGAAGGGCATCGACCTGAAGGAAGATCCTGTTGCTCCCCAGAGGGTTCGTGAAGCGGCAGAAAGAGCCAAATGTGAGCTTTCAACAGCCCTGGAAACTTCGATTAACCTTCCTTTTATCGCCTCGAGCGATGAAGGGCCTGTACATCTTGAGATGTCAATCACCAGAGGCCTGTTCGAAGGACTTATCAGGGATATGGTTGAAAGTACAAGACCATTATGCCTGCAGGTTCTGAAGGATGCCGGCCTTACACACGAAGATCTCGAGACAGTCGTTCTTGTCGGAGGGTCAACCAGGATACCGATGGTCAGGCGACTTGTTGAAGAAGCTTTTCAGCAGGAACCTGTTCACAGCGTAAATCCCGATGAAGTGGTAGCTATGGGTGCTGCAATAGCTGGATCCGTAGTGTCTGGCCAGAGGAAGGATCTTGTGCTTCTCGATGTAACCTCGCTCACCATGGGTGTTGAGACCCTTGGTGGCGTTATGGCACCGATAATAGCCAAGAACAGCCCATTACCTATAAAACGAAGCAAGATGTTCACTACAGCGGTTGATAATCAGCAAATAGTAGGTATTCATGTACTTCAGGGCGAGAGCGACCTTGCCGAGAATAATAGAAGCCTTGCAAGATTTGAACTTGTCGGTATCAGCCCCGCGCCAAGAGGTGTTCCCAGGGTAGAAGTATCATTCTCAATCGATGCCAATGGAATTCTGTTCGTTAACGCCAAGGATGCCGTTACCGGCAAGCATCAGGAGATGAAGATCAACCCCAGTGGTGGCCTTTCAGATGATGATATCGGGAAACTCATACGTGAAGCCAAGAAAAGCAAAGAAGCCGACCGTGACAGGATGAAGCTGATTGAGAGCCGGAATGTTGCCGATCAGTTAATATACGAAGCGACAAAGCTGATTAAGACCGGCGGTGACAGGCTTGACAGGGAATCCAAGGGAGATCTTGAATTAGCCCTGAACGAATTGAGAACTGCCCGCGACGAGACCAATATTGCCTCTATTGAAAAGTCCGAGAAGAATCTGTCTATAGTAATGCACACAGTACGAAATATAATGAATATGACTGAAACTCTTGATGAGAAAGACAATTCTGCTGACATGAACAAGCTTGATCAGGAAGACGCTATAGACTGA
- the mtnA gene encoding S-methyl-5-thioribose-1-phosphate isomerase, translated as MIPLPTMQWMDGFLRLLDQRELPAEEIYIDCKNIDTLAEAIRTLAVRGAPAIGIAAAFGAVIAAKTCDPGEGNDAAFHSKLDILERTRPTAVNLFHCLDIQRDVFQRNPERENAVRALLESAFGLMRDDLEASKRMGHFGADLLKRCSTVLTHCNAGGLATAGLGTALAVIYEAWDRGLLKKVYADETRPLLQGARLTSWELSRAGIPVDVLPDSAAASLLEKGEINAVIVGSDRIAGNGDAANKIGTYPLALAAREHGVPFYIVAPLSTFDISTECGGDIEIEQRGRNELSAFGGRQLLPECVGVWNPAFDVTPASLITAIICEKGVLFSPDTEKVLSAAGKSL; from the coding sequence ATGATTCCTCTTCCGACCATGCAATGGATGGATGGTTTTCTGCGCCTGCTGGATCAGAGAGAGCTTCCCGCCGAGGAAATTTACATTGACTGCAAGAATATAGATACGCTGGCGGAAGCAATAAGGACCCTTGCTGTCAGAGGAGCACCAGCAATTGGAATTGCAGCGGCATTTGGTGCTGTAATTGCCGCAAAAACCTGCGACCCAGGTGAAGGAAACGATGCCGCCTTCCATTCGAAGCTGGATATACTCGAAAGAACAAGACCTACGGCGGTTAATCTGTTTCATTGTCTTGACATTCAGCGCGATGTGTTCCAGAGGAATCCGGAAAGGGAAAACGCTGTTCGAGCTCTCCTGGAATCCGCCTTCGGTTTGATGCGGGATGATCTTGAAGCAAGCAAACGGATGGGACATTTCGGCGCTGATCTGCTGAAAAGATGTTCAACGGTTTTAACGCACTGCAATGCTGGCGGACTGGCAACAGCAGGTCTTGGAACAGCTCTGGCTGTGATATACGAAGCATGGGACCGCGGTCTTCTCAAAAAGGTGTATGCCGATGAGACCCGCCCCCTCCTGCAGGGGGCGAGATTGACATCATGGGAGCTTTCAAGGGCAGGTATTCCGGTTGATGTCCTTCCGGATTCCGCAGCGGCTTCGCTTCTTGAAAAAGGTGAGATAAACGCGGTTATCGTTGGCAGCGACAGAATTGCCGGCAATGGAGATGCCGCTAACAAGATTGGCACATATCCACTTGCGCTGGCGGCAAGAGAACATGGAGTTCCTTTTTATATTGTTGCGCCCCTCTCCACTTTTGATATCTCGACTGAATGCGGAGGAGATATAGAAATAGAACAGAGGGGAAGAAACGAACTGTCAGCCTTTGGAGGGAGACAGCTTCTTCCGGAGTGTGTGGGAGTATGGAATCCGGCATTTGATGTTACCCCGGCGTCGCTTATTACTGCCATAATCTGTGAGAAAGGAGTGCTGTTTTCTCCGGATACGGAAAAAGTACTATCAGCAGCAGGGAAATCCCTGTAA
- a CDS encoding type III pantothenate kinase, translating into MRRLVLDIGNTRTSVGVFDNGRLSVQWRITTRHWTADDLWVILRSLLKTDNCDIPEGLAYACVVPQVRHALLNLSRRYINVNPVEVTVETAGIIIDYKFPHELGADRLANAVGALKLGSFPAIVVDFGTATTFDVINSKGAYAGGAITPGVGTAAGELFKKAEKLNPVDLEFPVSPIGRSTAEAVCSGVLLGAVGAADYIIDELLKDIKGNPEIWATGGWAPGIAGKCRNRMKVCPELTLVGIDCIGEGYLNE; encoded by the coding sequence ATGAGAAGACTTGTACTCGATATAGGTAATACAAGAACCTCTGTGGGAGTATTCGATAATGGAAGGCTTAGTGTTCAATGGAGAATTACCACCAGACATTGGACTGCTGATGATCTGTGGGTTATCCTAAGGTCACTTCTGAAAACAGACAATTGTGATATACCGGAAGGGCTTGCTTATGCCTGTGTAGTTCCCCAGGTACGTCATGCTCTTCTTAATCTTTCCAGAAGGTATATAAATGTAAATCCGGTAGAAGTAACGGTTGAAACGGCTGGAATTATAATTGATTATAAATTTCCCCATGAGTTGGGAGCAGACCGACTGGCAAATGCGGTAGGAGCTCTCAAATTAGGTTCATTTCCAGCTATTGTTGTTGATTTTGGAACGGCAACAACCTTTGATGTTATCAACAGTAAAGGAGCTTACGCTGGCGGCGCCATAACTCCAGGAGTAGGAACCGCTGCAGGAGAACTATTCAAGAAGGCAGAGAAGCTCAACCCTGTGGATCTTGAGTTTCCGGTTTCACCCATTGGAAGGAGTACTGCGGAAGCTGTATGCTCCGGGGTTCTCCTCGGGGCTGTTGGGGCGGCTGATTACATTATTGACGAGCTTTTAAAGGATATAAAGGGTAATCCCGAGATATGGGCAACGGGAGGCTGGGCACCGGGTATCGCAGGGAAGTGCAGAAACCGTATGAAGGTTTGTCCCGAACTTACACTTGTGGGAATAGACTGTATTGGAGAAGGGTATTTAAATGAATGA
- the nadC gene encoding carboxylating nicotinate-nucleotide diphosphorylase has translation MITVDWSDHVSVGRFIVRNALAEDRVKDDVTTSSLGIPDDDESTCAVSAREECIAAGWFLVEQVFQELSISSGWSVPKIHQQIPDGSRVFQGDTIGRLYGSADLLLRGERVALNLLCRLSGIATLTAEYVEAVKGTGVEILDTRKTTPCLRTLEKYAVRVGGGVNHRFNLAELAMVKDNHIAVAGGAGELHSVILRIREKGIPIEIEVDSIDQLGEVLDEKPDRILLDNMEPATLAEAVRMASGSGIYLEASGGITLENIREVACSGVDGISSGALTHSAASADIGFDWGKK, from the coding sequence ATGATAACAGTTGACTGGTCGGATCATGTATCGGTTGGACGATTCATTGTGCGAAACGCACTTGCTGAAGACAGAGTAAAGGATGACGTTACAACTTCATCCCTTGGAATACCAGATGACGATGAAAGTACCTGTGCTGTTTCAGCCAGAGAGGAGTGCATCGCAGCCGGATGGTTTCTGGTGGAGCAGGTTTTTCAAGAACTTTCCATTTCATCGGGATGGAGTGTTCCGAAGATTCATCAGCAAATTCCTGATGGTTCAAGAGTATTTCAGGGGGATACGATAGGCCGTTTATACGGTTCCGCTGATTTGCTTCTAAGAGGAGAGAGGGTGGCTCTTAACCTCCTCTGCCGCCTCTCAGGTATTGCGACACTCACGGCGGAATATGTTGAAGCCGTTAAGGGAACAGGAGTTGAAATCCTGGATACGAGAAAGACCACTCCCTGTCTTCGAACCCTCGAAAAATACGCTGTAAGGGTCGGCGGAGGCGTGAATCACCGTTTCAACCTTGCAGAACTCGCCATGGTAAAGGACAATCATATAGCGGTTGCCGGAGGAGCCGGAGAACTGCACAGCGTAATCCTTAGGATAAGGGAGAAGGGTATCCCAATTGAAATAGAGGTGGATTCCATAGATCAACTTGGAGAAGTGCTTGATGAAAAACCCGACAGAATCCTGCTCGATAACATGGAACCCGCGACATTGGCAGAGGCTGTAAGAATGGCTTCCGGGAGCGGTATCTATCTTGAAGCTTCCGGGGGAATCACTTTGGAGAATATCAGGGAGGTTGCCTGCAGCGGAGTTGACGGAATATCCTCGGGCGCCCTTACGCATTCGGCTGCATCGGCGGATATCGGATTTGACTGGGGGAAGAAATGA
- a CDS encoding amidohydrolase family protein: MKSIVCGGVWTGPGDRILPASKISISGDRITGISNASDVNSRLFAIPGFVDAHCHFLWSGLERLFVDLRGTVSAMDLVDSVNSEIDSRRTGRILRGYGFDESTWNDPALPTLKELDRATGSRPVFIRRVCGHEALVNSAMLEMLPLKSPGVNYSTGVIREGIILDFESVFPIEADILGQACSLAVEQAYSKGVIAVYTFESRVTAEILLKNRPTIRISLCLFGKDADFLNEFPKEYEDAPPQISGLKFFLDGSLGASTAAVSGNYTDGTIALPLLSDEQVMRSLKLADSLDLMPVYHAIGGRALAQIDRVGQKFLEKRSGGDTIKIRIEHAEELTADWPGRWNPSVHSFVMQPNFVSRWQIPGGLYERKIGKERAMAMNPFSLVKDAGFQMGFGSDGMPFGPLKGLDGATDHPLEKFRIDTASALNAYTLEAASICGFQDIAEHLSPGRKADMTVLSADPFHTPWSEIEVAVTICDGKVVHGHEALLEEIS; this comes from the coding sequence ATGAAATCTATTGTCTGCGGCGGTGTTTGGACCGGCCCTGGGGACAGGATATTGCCCGCATCGAAAATATCCATTTCAGGTGACAGAATCACCGGAATATCCAATGCTTCAGATGTGAATTCCCGGTTGTTCGCTATTCCGGGTTTTGTAGATGCCCATTGCCATTTCCTCTGGAGCGGACTTGAACGGCTGTTTGTTGATCTCAGAGGAACTGTTTCCGCAATGGATCTCGTTGATTCTGTTAACTCCGAGATCGATTCAAGAAGAACGGGGCGTATCCTCAGAGGATACGGATTTGATGAAAGCACGTGGAATGACCCTGCCCTTCCCACACTGAAGGAACTCGACAGGGCAACTGGAAGCCGACCGGTTTTTATCAGAAGAGTTTGCGGACATGAAGCCCTTGTAAACTCAGCCATGCTGGAAATGCTTCCCCTGAAATCCCCCGGGGTTAACTATTCAACAGGCGTCATCAGGGAGGGGATAATTCTTGATTTTGAAAGCGTGTTTCCGATTGAAGCGGACATTCTTGGACAGGCATGCTCATTGGCTGTGGAACAGGCCTATTCTAAAGGAGTCATCGCGGTATATACTTTTGAATCTCGTGTCACCGCGGAAATACTGTTGAAAAACAGGCCTACCATTAGAATATCCCTCTGTCTTTTCGGAAAAGACGCAGATTTTCTAAATGAATTCCCAAAGGAATATGAAGATGCACCCCCCCAGATTAGTGGTTTAAAATTCTTTCTTGACGGATCATTGGGAGCATCTACAGCAGCTGTTTCGGGAAACTATACAGACGGAACGATTGCCTTACCTCTATTGTCGGATGAACAGGTTATGCGAAGTCTTAAGCTTGCGGACAGCCTTGACCTCATGCCCGTTTACCATGCTATAGGGGGCAGGGCACTGGCACAGATAGACCGAGTAGGCCAGAAATTTCTTGAGAAACGCTCTGGAGGAGATACTATAAAAATACGGATAGAGCATGCTGAAGAATTAACTGCCGATTGGCCCGGCCGGTGGAATCCTTCCGTTCACTCTTTCGTTATGCAACCTAATTTTGTAAGCAGGTGGCAGATTCCCGGAGGATTGTACGAAAGGAAAATCGGAAAGGAAAGAGCCATGGCCATGAATCCTTTCAGTCTGGTGAAGGATGCTGGTTTTCAAATGGGTTTCGGCAGTGACGGTATGCCATTTGGACCTCTTAAAGGGCTAGATGGCGCAACAGACCATCCGTTAGAGAAATTCAGAATTGATACAGCCTCCGCACTTAATGCATATACACTTGAAGCTGCATCCATTTGCGGTTTTCAGGATATTGCCGAACATCTCTCACCTGGCAGGAAGGCAGACATGACGGTACTGTCAGCAGATCCTTTTCATACGCCCTGGAGTGAGATCGAAGTTGCAGTGACCATCTGCGACGGTAAAGTTGTGCACGGCCATGAAGCACTTCTGGAGGAAATCTCATGA
- a CDS encoding GGDEF domain-containing protein produces MLSMARNDSQLEFPWMGELDSVTGIPPRKALDSSLPLLLRIVGEDNLPLSAIMIDIDHFKIFNDRWGHDTGDKILRHVSSIIRRCVKHRGEAYRYGGEEITVLLPNVLLDEAFKTAERIRQSIYNSPLKRQAGVDDETLSVPLSVSISLGVSTFPSVAGSELLVAADQALYDAKKGGRNRVNVFNSVKKSESTPVILDVRFPAASSISEGSYVILARWFRHRGELTEIEAREISDPGRSLREFAEGPVPPGGAVTAEIRGRVTSVERRGDSTFFSFEVEAEVLDLMYHHLKDHGS; encoded by the coding sequence GTGTTATCGATGGCCCGAAACGATTCGCAGCTGGAGTTTCCCTGGATGGGAGAACTCGACTCGGTTACAGGAATACCTCCGAGAAAGGCTCTGGATAGCAGTTTACCACTGCTGCTTCGTATCGTGGGTGAGGACAACCTTCCATTGTCGGCAATAATGATAGATATAGACCATTTTAAAATATTCAATGACAGGTGGGGACACGATACCGGAGACAAAATTCTAAGGCATGTCAGCAGTATCATTCGAAGGTGCGTAAAACATCGTGGAGAAGCTTACAGATACGGAGGAGAGGAGATCACTGTTCTCCTTCCGAACGTACTTTTGGACGAAGCTTTCAAGACTGCAGAACGAATTCGACAGAGCATTTACAACTCCCCTCTGAAAAGGCAAGCCGGTGTGGACGATGAAACATTATCTGTTCCCCTTTCTGTGAGCATTTCGCTGGGCGTTAGTACTTTTCCCTCAGTGGCAGGAAGCGAGCTGCTTGTAGCTGCCGACCAAGCCCTGTACGATGCCAAGAAGGGGGGCAGGAACAGGGTAAACGTCTTTAATTCGGTAAAAAAAAGTGAGAGTACACCGGTTATTCTCGATGTCCGGTTTCCGGCTGCTTCCTCCATCAGCGAGGGCAGTTATGTAATTCTTGCTCGCTGGTTCAGGCACAGAGGCGAGCTTACAGAAATCGAAGCCCGGGAGATATCAGATCCGGGCAGGAGTCTTCGGGAGTTTGCCGAGGGTCCGGTGCCTCCGGGAGGAGCTGTTACAGCTGAAATAAGAGGCCGAGTTACCAGTGTAGAGCGGCGCGGTGATTCTACATTTTTCAGTTTTGAGGTTGAAGCTGAAGTTCTTGACCTTATGTATCATCATTTGAAAGATCACGGTTCATGA